Proteins encoded by one window of Tunturibacter psychrotolerans:
- a CDS encoding PAS domain-containing sensor histidine kinase has translation MDDQDLDLRQIIDSAPALIHTARPDGYLYFFNQTWLDFVGQPLRNLLGWKWTSCIHPEDVESFVQRWRESIATGERFETAVRVRRADGVYRWMLHRKVPRRDVDGVVVQWVGSSIEIEERKRAEEELQISAQLLRRSEFYLSEAQRLGHVGSWVFEPAGSFGHWSRELFQIYGLDPDKPAPTLEEYLGRVHPHDREFMASLIKRMLAEGLGCDVTKRIVRPDGEVRHIRCVGAPVVEEGSLKRIAGSAMDVTEHELLTQELRRREAYLSEAQRLSHTGSFGWRPGCEEHVWSDETYRIFEYDPAVKITLDMIVDRVHPEDRSFVLETVERASTSGGSIDYEYRLLFPDERVKYVHVLARPLETDSDDLEFAGAVIDITESKRAEEKIQLRERELRTIIEIMPAYMGTSLPNGTADFLSQSWLDYSGQTREEALGWGWASVVHPSDVDRVLANWQVGLTSGKSVEQEFRCRRADGIYHWFLSRSLPLRDDEGKIVKWYGILFDINSLKETESALQAREHELVGIIETIPSMLWITSPTGEPIHNSQRLLEYVGASFQEFANHGWVSFIHPDDREESSKAFFRAIETGESYNVIHRVRRADGEYQWHQTRGEPFRDPDGKIIQWYGLSIDIDEWKRAEDHLHEARIKLSTASKIATVAELSASIAHELNQPLMAVLGNAQAAKRWLAANPPDLPETNASIERILRDIRSADQTMQHIRALFKSEPYEKRDENVLDIIRESLRFIHEGPNKREVQIDWSIEGSLPPICVDRIQTQQVFINLISNAIEAADGSPNTSKILMRAFLTQEQEVVVQVIDNGTGLEDTEKIFDAFITTKEKGMGIGLAVSRSVVEAHGGRLWAENNPDRGGATFNVALPVSSKT, from the coding sequence GTGGACGATCAAGACTTGGATCTTCGTCAGATTATCGACTCGGCTCCTGCGTTGATCCACACCGCACGGCCGGATGGTTATCTCTATTTCTTTAACCAGACCTGGTTGGACTTCGTTGGGCAGCCACTGAGGAATCTGCTGGGATGGAAATGGACCTCCTGTATTCACCCTGAAGATGTCGAGAGTTTTGTGCAGAGGTGGCGAGAGTCGATCGCTACAGGAGAACGCTTCGAAACAGCCGTACGAGTACGGCGGGCTGATGGAGTCTATCGTTGGATGCTCCATCGCAAGGTACCACGACGAGACGTTGATGGAGTTGTGGTCCAGTGGGTTGGATCGAGCATTGAGATCGAGGAACGCAAGCGGGCCGAAGAAGAGCTCCAGATCAGTGCCCAGTTGCTGCGGAGAAGTGAATTCTACCTGTCCGAAGCACAACGTCTAGGGCACGTGGGCAGCTGGGTTTTCGAGCCTGCAGGAAGTTTTGGCCATTGGTCCCGTGAACTCTTTCAGATATACGGGCTTGATCCTGACAAACCTGCCCCAACCCTTGAGGAATACCTTGGACGCGTTCATCCGCACGATCGTGAGTTCATGGCATCGTTGATCAAGCGAATGCTTGCCGAAGGATTGGGATGCGATGTCACCAAGCGTATTGTGCGACCTGACGGCGAGGTGAGGCATATTCGTTGTGTGGGTGCTCCTGTTGTAGAAGAGGGATCTCTGAAACGAATCGCAGGCAGCGCCATGGATGTAACGGAGCACGAACTACTTACCCAGGAACTTCGGCGTCGCGAAGCCTATCTGTCAGAAGCTCAAAGGTTGAGTCACACGGGCAGCTTTGGTTGGAGACCGGGCTGCGAAGAGCATGTGTGGTCGGACGAAACATACCGCATCTTCGAATATGATCCGGCGGTGAAGATCACGCTCGACATGATCGTGGACCGCGTTCACCCTGAAGACCGTAGTTTCGTTCTTGAGACTGTCGAACGAGCCTCTACCAGCGGCGGCTCCATCGACTACGAGTACCGTCTGCTCTTTCCCGACGAACGCGTCAAGTATGTTCACGTTCTCGCGCGGCCGCTGGAAACCGACTCCGATGACCTCGAGTTCGCCGGGGCGGTCATCGATATTACTGAGTCCAAACGGGCAGAAGAGAAGATCCAACTCAGGGAGAGAGAGCTTCGGACGATCATTGAGATCATGCCCGCCTACATGGGAACCTCTTTGCCTAACGGAACAGCTGATTTTCTGAGCCAGAGTTGGTTGGACTACTCCGGCCAGACCAGAGAAGAGGCTCTGGGATGGGGATGGGCGAGTGTGGTTCATCCCAGCGACGTCGATCGAGTGTTGGCAAACTGGCAGGTGGGATTGACTTCAGGAAAATCTGTAGAGCAGGAGTTTCGTTGCCGGCGAGCGGATGGAATCTATCATTGGTTCCTGAGTCGCAGTCTCCCTCTCCGTGATGACGAAGGGAAGATCGTTAAATGGTATGGGATTCTCTTCGACATCAATTCATTGAAAGAGACCGAAAGCGCTCTTCAGGCGCGAGAACACGAGCTCGTTGGCATTATCGAAACAATTCCCTCAATGCTCTGGATAACGTCGCCGACCGGAGAACCAATCCATAATTCTCAAAGACTCCTTGAATATGTTGGGGCTTCCTTCCAAGAATTCGCAAATCACGGGTGGGTGAGCTTCATTCATCCTGATGATCGAGAGGAATCCTCGAAGGCATTCTTCCGCGCAATCGAAACTGGAGAGTCATACAACGTAATACATCGTGTGCGACGTGCGGATGGAGAGTACCAGTGGCATCAAACGAGAGGCGAACCTTTTCGTGACCCCGACGGAAAGATCATTCAGTGGTACGGTCTCTCAATTGACATCGATGAGTGGAAACGAGCAGAAGACCACCTTCACGAGGCGCGCATCAAGCTCAGCACAGCGTCGAAAATCGCAACCGTAGCTGAGCTTTCAGCATCGATCGCTCATGAACTCAATCAACCGCTTATGGCTGTGCTTGGAAATGCCCAAGCCGCCAAGCGTTGGTTGGCAGCCAACCCGCCTGATCTACCCGAAACAAACGCCTCGATTGAGCGAATATTGAGAGATATTCGCTCAGCTGACCAGACCATGCAGCACATTCGCGCTCTTTTTAAGAGCGAGCCATACGAGAAGAGGGACGAGAATGTTCTGGACATCATACGAGAGTCCTTACGTTTTATCCATGAAGGCCCCAACAAGCGCGAGGTCCAAATTGACTGGTCCATTGAAGGTAGTCTGCCGCCAATTTGTGTCGACCGAATTCAAACTCAGCAGGTATTTATCAACCTAATTTCGAATGCGATTGAAGCGGCCGACGGGAGTCCAAATACATCCAAGATTCTGATGAGAGCCTTTCTTACACAGGAGCAAGAGGTCGTTGTCCAGGTCATCGACAATGGCACGGGACTCGAAGATACCGAAAAAATATTCGATGCCTTTATTACAACCAAGGAAAAAGGAATGGGTATCGGCCTGGCCGTCTCAAGATCTGTCGTCGAAGCCCATGGCGGGCGACTCTGGGCAGAGAACAATCCTGACCGCGGGGGCGCCACTTTCAATGTCGCATTGCCCGTGTCGTCAAAAACGTGA
- a CDS encoding response regulator transcription factor, with the protein MTLVQGARGRSKPETVGVDISPLEGAISSSFLVAIHTPRDSHGPLDRSSEAVARDYSIDLLPFHELIARVCAALKRTHDSNEEQVLFRVGDLHLDASRHLVHKRGRPLHLTPKEFALLHNLMRNAGKPVSHRKLLRSVWGSQYGSDREYLRIFVRQLRLKIEDNPANPKYLLTEPGIGYRFAETVEGNSAIPSRR; encoded by the coding sequence ATGACACTGGTCCAAGGTGCGCGTGGGCGCAGTAAACCGGAAACCGTAGGAGTCGACATCAGCCCTCTGGAAGGTGCGATCTCCTCGAGTTTCCTGGTTGCTATCCATACGCCACGAGACAGTCACGGCCCGCTAGACAGATCTTCGGAGGCGGTCGCCCGTGACTACTCGATAGATCTGTTGCCGTTCCACGAGTTAATCGCGCGAGTTTGCGCCGCGTTGAAACGGACTCATGACTCCAATGAGGAACAAGTTCTATTCAGGGTGGGGGATTTGCATCTTGATGCTTCGAGGCACCTGGTACATAAGAGAGGTCGCCCCCTCCACCTGACTCCGAAGGAGTTCGCACTTCTCCATAACCTGATGAGGAATGCGGGGAAGCCGGTCTCACATAGGAAATTACTACGATCAGTATGGGGATCACAGTACGGTAGTGATCGCGAGTATTTGCGAATCTTCGTCAGGCAGTTGCGCCTCAAGATTGAGGACAATCCTGCAAATCCAAAGTACCTCTTGACAGAGCCAGGGATCGGCTATCGCTTCGCGGAAACGGTGGAAGGAAATTCTGCCATTCCTTCGCGCAGGTGA
- a CDS encoding two-component regulator propeller domain-containing protein produces MLAGLVPAAHALDPNRLPSQYVREQWTTETGFPGGGINGISQTADGYLWIGTDSGLIRFDGFNFRHVSFPFATASNVPILQLLTDASGQLWIRPQGTDLVRQKDGKFESVRHGQDAITALSKDNNDGVLVSSIDQGTFRYMADDVQKLGSSSPPVISMTETADGKIWMGTLGDGLFVLTGGRDTQVNAGLPDRKINCLVAIGSDELWVGTGTGLYHGDGTRFRRFELPSFLGDVQVLSLLRDHDSNIWVGTTRGLLRINAKGISFSEENELRGDGGINVLFEDREGNLWIGGGRGLGRIRDSAFVTYSSVTDRRFEHNGPVYVDPEGRTWLAPAHGGLYVLQNGQAQPVTSIPRNEVVYSISGRADEVWSGRQLGGLTRLQFRNGAIASQSYTEANGLAQNSAYAVYESRDGSVWTGTLNGGVSKFKDGHFTTYTTTNGLASNTVSSILETRDGAMWFATPAGLSSFSNGQWRTYTTVEGLPSPEVNCLFEDSSGTLWSGTSAGLASFTSNHFQVPNESPDVLREQILGMADDKSGRFWIATSHHVLRVPRDKLLSDVVKAVDVHEYDQADGLDSTEGVKRSPSVVSDSAGRIWFSLRSGLSVVSPSQINDNSAPALPHIETITADNTTANLAAFVQIPPSPRRITFEYTGLSLAVPERIRFRYFLEGFDSSWSQPVAAREAVYTNLGPGHYRFRLVASNSEGLWNGPETAIAFNVAPAYYQTYWFRLSSVAAFLAFLWGLHQLRLQQLRREERKLSEAIETIPAMAWITGPDGVTQFVNRRLLEYTGLSQLGKAEKVGEIAIHPEDRDRIVRRMGASFVSGEPFEDEMRVRNSDGEYRWFLGRAVPLRDKRGKIVKWYGAATDIQDRKRAEELQANLAHTNRVSLLGELVASISHELAQPITATTNHAKASLRWLQRDPPDLAQVRKGTERIVEAGAFASEIIDRLRSLYKKAPPKRELVAINEVIGEMVRLLRGEANEYAVSIRTDLAADLPKVAADRVQLQQVLMNLMLNGIEAMKETGGVLTVRRGRGEDGQVLILVSDTGVGLPAGKADEIFNAFFTTKPEGSGMGLAICRSIVESHGGRLWATSDEGRGATFHFTLPTAVVEVSTAI; encoded by the coding sequence GTGCTAGCGGGCCTTGTCCCCGCTGCACATGCACTCGATCCTAATCGTCTGCCTTCGCAGTATGTCCGCGAACAATGGACTACCGAAACCGGGTTTCCCGGCGGCGGGATCAACGGAATATCGCAAACCGCAGATGGATACCTCTGGATTGGAACCGACAGTGGCCTGATACGGTTCGACGGCTTTAATTTCAGGCATGTCTCTTTTCCTTTCGCCACCGCTTCGAACGTTCCCATATTGCAACTGCTTACGGATGCCAGCGGACAACTGTGGATCCGTCCGCAGGGCACCGATCTTGTACGCCAAAAAGATGGCAAGTTTGAGAGCGTCAGACACGGTCAAGACGCAATCACCGCCTTGTCAAAAGATAACAACGACGGAGTACTGGTTTCGAGCATTGACCAAGGGACATTCCGTTACATGGCAGACGACGTTCAGAAATTGGGATCCTCTTCACCGCCAGTAATCTCCATGACAGAAACAGCCGACGGCAAGATTTGGATGGGCACACTCGGCGATGGCCTCTTCGTTCTCACAGGCGGGCGAGATACCCAGGTCAACGCGGGATTGCCCGACCGAAAGATCAATTGTCTGGTGGCGATCGGCAGTGACGAGTTGTGGGTCGGCACCGGCACGGGCTTGTATCACGGAGACGGCACACGCTTTCGCCGGTTTGAATTGCCGTCGTTCCTCGGTGATGTTCAGGTTTTGAGCCTCCTGCGCGATCATGATTCGAATATCTGGGTGGGTACGACGCGCGGGCTACTGCGCATCAACGCGAAAGGTATTTCGTTCTCTGAAGAGAATGAGCTTCGCGGAGACGGTGGGATTAACGTTCTGTTCGAGGACCGCGAAGGGAATCTCTGGATCGGAGGTGGGCGAGGGCTAGGCCGTATTCGGGACAGTGCGTTCGTGACTTATTCATCTGTTACCGATCGTCGCTTCGAACACAATGGCCCTGTATATGTCGACCCGGAGGGCCGCACCTGGTTGGCTCCTGCTCACGGCGGGCTGTATGTTCTCCAGAATGGACAAGCTCAACCCGTTACATCAATACCACGAAATGAGGTCGTCTATTCCATCAGCGGACGGGCAGATGAGGTGTGGTCCGGACGTCAACTCGGCGGACTGACTCGTCTACAATTTCGCAACGGTGCGATAGCGAGCCAGAGTTATACAGAGGCAAACGGACTGGCCCAAAACAGTGCCTATGCTGTTTATGAAAGCCGCGATGGCTCTGTGTGGACCGGCACACTCAATGGCGGCGTCAGCAAATTCAAAGATGGGCACTTCACCACTTACACGACGACCAACGGCCTCGCTTCGAATACCGTCTCGTCCATCCTTGAAACCCGCGATGGTGCAATGTGGTTTGCCACACCTGCCGGGCTGAGTTCTTTTTCAAACGGCCAATGGAGAACCTATACGACAGTAGAGGGGCTGCCTTCCCCGGAGGTGAACTGTCTTTTCGAGGATTCATCCGGAACTCTCTGGAGTGGAACGTCTGCTGGTCTTGCATCTTTTACCTCTAATCATTTTCAAGTTCCCAATGAGTCGCCCGACGTTTTGCGCGAACAAATCCTCGGAATGGCGGACGACAAGAGCGGAAGGTTTTGGATTGCGACCTCGCATCATGTTTTGCGCGTTCCTCGCGACAAACTGCTAAGTGATGTTGTGAAGGCAGTCGATGTTCACGAGTATGACCAGGCTGATGGTCTCGACAGCACTGAAGGAGTGAAGCGGAGCCCATCGGTGGTCTCGGATTCAGCGGGCAGGATCTGGTTTTCACTCAGAAGTGGCTTGTCGGTTGTTAGTCCATCCCAGATCAATGACAACTCAGCTCCCGCACTGCCACACATCGAGACGATCACCGCCGATAACACCACCGCAAATCTCGCCGCCTTCGTTCAAATTCCTCCATCTCCCAGGCGAATCACATTTGAATACACGGGGCTGAGTCTCGCGGTGCCCGAGAGGATTCGCTTTCGATATTTTCTCGAAGGTTTCGACAGTAGCTGGAGTCAGCCGGTTGCAGCACGAGAGGCTGTTTACACGAACCTTGGGCCCGGCCACTATCGATTCCGGCTAGTCGCCAGCAACAGCGAGGGGTTGTGGAACGGGCCAGAAACTGCAATCGCTTTCAACGTCGCCCCGGCCTACTATCAAACCTACTGGTTCCGATTGTCGTCTGTGGCTGCGTTTCTGGCATTCCTTTGGGGGTTGCATCAACTCCGATTGCAACAATTGCGACGGGAGGAAAGAAAACTTAGCGAAGCCATTGAAACCATTCCGGCGATGGCGTGGATCACTGGACCCGACGGAGTCACTCAATTTGTGAATCGACGCTTGCTTGAATATACCGGCCTCTCGCAGTTGGGGAAAGCGGAAAAAGTCGGGGAAATTGCTATTCATCCCGAAGATCGCGATCGAATTGTACGACGAATGGGCGCAAGCTTTGTCAGTGGTGAGCCGTTCGAGGACGAGATGCGCGTTCGCAACTCGGACGGGGAGTATCGGTGGTTTTTGGGGCGTGCCGTGCCGCTGCGGGACAAGCGAGGAAAGATCGTGAAATGGTATGGTGCGGCGACCGACATTCAAGATCGCAAGCGTGCGGAAGAGCTACAGGCCAACCTTGCACACACCAATCGGGTCAGCCTCCTCGGGGAACTGGTCGCCTCCATCTCGCACGAACTCGCACAGCCCATCACGGCCACAACCAATCATGCCAAGGCATCTTTGCGATGGCTTCAACGCGACCCGCCAGATCTGGCGCAAGTTCGCAAAGGGACGGAAAGAATCGTCGAGGCGGGCGCCTTTGCCTCGGAGATCATCGACCGTCTGCGCTCGTTGTATAAGAAGGCACCTCCCAAACGGGAGTTGGTCGCGATAAATGAAGTCATCGGCGAAATGGTCAGGCTGCTGCGGGGCGAAGCCAACGAGTATGCCGTTTCTATTCGTACTGACCTTGCCGCCGATCTTCCCAAAGTCGCGGCGGATCGGGTGCAGCTGCAGCAGGTTCTGATGAACCTCATGCTGAATGGTATCGAGGCGATGAAGGAGACCGGCGGAGTGCTCACGGTCAGGAGGGGACGAGGCGAGGACGGTCAAGTGCTGATCTTAGTCAGCGACACCGGAGTAGGATTGCCGGCCGGAAAAGCGGACGAAATCTTCAATGCCTTCTTCACGACTAAACCTGAAGGCAGCGGCATGGGCCTGGCGATCTGCCGTTCCATCGTGGAATCGCATGGTGGCCGTTTGTGGGCCACATCCGACGAGGGACGAGGCGCCACGTTTCATTTCACTCTGCCTACCGCAGTCGTGGAAGTGTCTACGGCAATATGA
- a CDS encoding response regulator transcription factor, with protein MIYIVDDDASVGNALSSLLRANGKQVQIFTSGQDFLDFELQDCSGCVVLDLRMPGLNGLQVQESIAAQTAIPVIFITGRGDVPSTVTAMKGGAMDFLTKPIDEAALLACIERALEQDRKLRLAALERKNLLARYGSLTPREQQVLPLLARGLLNKQAAWELGITEYTVQIHRGHIMRKMGADSFATLIKLASKLNLESSKAS; from the coding sequence ATGATCTACATCGTTGATGATGATGCCAGTGTTGGAAACGCTCTCTCATCGCTACTGCGGGCCAATGGCAAGCAGGTTCAAATATTCACTTCAGGACAAGACTTCCTCGACTTCGAACTTCAAGACTGCTCCGGGTGCGTGGTTCTCGATTTGAGAATGCCAGGATTAAATGGATTGCAGGTGCAAGAGTCGATTGCCGCCCAGACGGCAATCCCGGTCATTTTTATTACCGGACGCGGCGATGTTCCGTCCACTGTCACAGCGATGAAGGGAGGAGCGATGGACTTCCTCACCAAGCCTATTGACGAGGCGGCACTACTTGCCTGTATCGAAAGGGCGCTCGAACAGGATCGGAAACTTCGGTTGGCTGCATTAGAACGGAAGAATCTACTCGCCCGTTACGGATCGTTGACTCCCAGGGAACAACAGGTGTTACCGCTGTTGGCACGGGGTCTTTTAAACAAGCAGGCAGCCTGGGAGCTGGGAATCACGGAGTATACCGTGCAGATACACCGTGGGCACATAATGCGGAAGATGGGAGCCGATTCATTCGCGACCCTGATTAAACTCGCCAGCAAGCTAAATCTCGAGTCTTCCAAAGCATCCTAA
- a CDS encoding MarC family protein, protein MCILSPPLAHCDQPFFLAGCNVFCRDLCARLSGISLPAVQVGGGLIVIATGWTLLKQRDDEKQDVQKTVQPQDSIRRAFYPLTLPLSEGPGSISAAITLGANAAHHRAYHPLTILAALIGLALIAISILLCYGFADRLARILGATGMTVITQLSAVFLVCIGVQIAWNGIKALLELMTLHIG, encoded by the coding sequence ATGTGCATTTTAAGTCCACCTTTGGCGCATTGCGATCAACCGTTTTTCCTTGCTGGTTGCAACGTATTTTGTCGGGACTTATGTGCTCGCCTTTCTGGGATTTCGCTGCCCGCGGTGCAGGTCGGCGGAGGTTTGATCGTCATTGCGACTGGATGGACGTTGCTGAAGCAGCGAGACGACGAAAAACAGGACGTACAGAAAACCGTCCAGCCGCAAGACTCAATCCGCCGGGCGTTCTATCCCTTGACATTGCCACTGAGTGAAGGCCCTGGATCAATCTCTGCGGCGATCACGCTGGGTGCGAACGCGGCTCACCATCGCGCGTACCATCCCTTGACAATCTTGGCGGCACTCATTGGATTGGCGTTGATAGCAATTAGCATTTTGCTCTGCTATGGATTTGCCGACCGTTTGGCGCGAATCCTGGGAGCAACGGGGATGACTGTGATCACACAATTGTCGGCTGTTTTCCTAGTTTGTATCGGGGTGCAGATTGCTTGGAACGGGATTAAAGCATTGCTGGAGTTAATGACGCTGCATATTGGCTGA
- the mdcA gene encoding malonate decarboxylase subunit alpha, with product MSDRTLTHPRTSWTTRRDTKRRLLESVKPWMKGPVLAQNRIFETLETVIRSGDRIVMEGDNQKQADFLSRSLAKVDPKKIHDLHLIISSISRPEHLTLFELGIAKKVDFAFAGPQSLRVAQLLEDGVLEIGAIHTYVELYARLLVDLIPNVVLVCAEQADQEGNLFTGPNTEDTPVIVEAAAFHDAIVIVQVNKIVDTLPRVDIPGSWIDIIVEADKPYAVEPLFTRDPRHIGDLQILTGMMVIRGIYERHQVQSLNHGIGFDTAAIELLLPTYGESLGLRGKICKHFALNPHPTLIPAIESGWVQSVHSFGSEVGMDEYIRARPDVFFTGRDGSLRSNRVLCQLAGQYAVDAFVGATLQMDGDANSSTVTTGRLAGFGGAPNMGHDPHGRRHSSPAWLDLKTNADPTLPGRKLVVQTLETFAKGGEPAFVETLDAVEVGKKAGMPIAPIMIYGQDVSHVVTEEGIAYLYKAEGVEERRRALAAVAGISPVGLKAKANETADLRHRGIVAFPEDIGVHRLQANRSLLAARSMEDLVAWSGGLYNPPAKFRSW from the coding sequence ATGAGTGACCGAACACTGACACATCCGCGAACCTCATGGACGACCAGACGGGACACAAAGCGACGTCTGCTAGAGAGCGTAAAGCCATGGATGAAAGGTCCGGTTTTGGCGCAAAACAGAATATTCGAAACTCTCGAAACAGTGATTCGGAGCGGCGACCGGATTGTCATGGAAGGCGACAATCAAAAACAGGCGGATTTTCTTTCGCGTTCTCTCGCTAAGGTAGATCCAAAGAAGATTCATGATCTTCACCTCATCATCTCAAGCATCAGTCGCCCGGAGCATTTAACGCTTTTTGAGTTGGGCATCGCGAAAAAGGTAGATTTCGCATTTGCCGGTCCCCAGAGCCTGCGGGTCGCGCAACTTCTCGAAGATGGTGTTCTTGAAATCGGTGCCATTCATACGTACGTCGAACTGTATGCCCGTTTACTCGTAGACCTCATCCCGAACGTGGTACTGGTTTGCGCAGAGCAGGCGGACCAAGAAGGCAATCTGTTCACAGGCCCCAACACTGAGGATACCCCGGTGATTGTTGAGGCCGCCGCTTTCCACGACGCGATTGTGATCGTGCAGGTCAACAAGATCGTCGACACATTGCCAAGGGTCGACATCCCCGGTTCCTGGATCGATATCATTGTCGAAGCTGACAAGCCATACGCGGTGGAACCTCTCTTTACTCGCGATCCCCGCCACATCGGCGATCTGCAGATCCTGACCGGGATGATGGTCATTCGCGGCATCTATGAGAGACATCAGGTCCAGTCACTCAATCACGGAATTGGTTTCGACACGGCCGCCATTGAGCTTCTTCTCCCGACCTATGGAGAGTCTCTCGGACTTCGTGGAAAAATATGCAAACACTTCGCGCTGAATCCGCACCCCACACTGATTCCGGCTATCGAGAGCGGATGGGTTCAGAGCGTTCACTCGTTCGGAAGTGAAGTCGGAATGGATGAATACATCCGTGCTCGCCCCGACGTCTTCTTCACTGGCCGGGATGGCAGCCTGCGGTCCAACCGTGTTCTTTGTCAGCTTGCTGGTCAGTACGCCGTGGATGCCTTCGTTGGGGCAACGCTTCAGATGGACGGGGATGCCAATTCCTCTACGGTAACGACCGGACGCCTTGCAGGCTTCGGAGGCGCGCCGAATATGGGACATGACCCGCATGGACGCCGCCATTCGTCACCGGCTTGGTTAGATCTCAAGACCAATGCGGACCCAACTCTCCCAGGCCGCAAGCTGGTGGTTCAGACGCTTGAAACTTTCGCGAAAGGTGGCGAGCCTGCCTTCGTCGAAACTCTGGATGCAGTTGAAGTAGGCAAGAAGGCCGGCATGCCGATCGCACCCATCATGATCTATGGCCAGGACGTTAGCCATGTTGTGACGGAGGAAGGGATTGCTTATCTCTACAAAGCCGAAGGCGTTGAAGAGCGCCGCCGGGCTTTGGCTGCGGTAGCAGGTATCAGCCCTGTCGGCCTTAAGGCAAAGGCCAATGAGACAGCCGATCTTCGTCATCGCGGCATTGTTGCCTTTCCCGAAGATATTGGAGTCCATCGCCTCCAAGCCAACCGGTCCTTACTCGCTGCCAGGAGCATGGAAGACCTGGTCGCATGGTCTGGTGGTCTTTATAACCCGCCGGCCAAGTTCAGGAGCTGGTAA
- a CDS encoding LysR family transcriptional regulator, which produces MEFRHIRSFLSVAETLHFGRSARLLNVSQPALSLQVKALEEELGVQLLSRNRQGTVLTEAGEAFREDAAVALEKLEFAKRKAQWASAGKLGHIRIGFISTAGFEIIPNLMRRFRKSYPDVEFSIRNILTGPQLEMIDNGLLDVGFLRLPIENRKGIEVTKVHREPFVAILPSWHSLSAKKEIRLRELKGNPFVMYAREYAPGFHDLLTGILSNAGVVPKVVQTAGEMPTLISLVDAGVGVAIVPASVAKRIVSKVVVCSIADRLPESEIGLALARHNSAAVVRRFCEFARTSLDH; this is translated from the coding sequence ATGGAATTCCGTCACATCCGTTCATTTTTGTCAGTCGCTGAAACTCTCCACTTCGGTCGGAGCGCTCGACTCCTCAACGTGAGCCAGCCTGCGCTTAGCCTTCAAGTCAAAGCGCTTGAGGAAGAGTTGGGTGTGCAACTGCTAAGTCGAAACCGACAAGGCACGGTGCTTACCGAGGCTGGGGAGGCGTTTCGGGAAGACGCTGCGGTCGCTCTGGAGAAACTTGAATTTGCTAAGAGGAAAGCTCAGTGGGCGTCAGCAGGCAAACTCGGCCATATTCGCATCGGTTTCATATCAACTGCTGGTTTTGAGATCATCCCGAACTTGATGCGACGCTTTCGGAAAAGCTATCCCGATGTTGAATTTTCGATAAGAAATATCTTGACGGGCCCTCAACTGGAAATGATCGACAATGGTTTGTTAGACGTAGGCTTTCTTCGTCTTCCCATTGAAAATCGCAAGGGGATCGAGGTGACAAAGGTTCACAGGGAACCATTTGTCGCGATCTTACCTTCATGGCACTCGCTTTCCGCCAAGAAAGAGATTCGCCTGCGCGAACTCAAAGGAAATCCGTTTGTCATGTATGCGCGGGAGTATGCTCCTGGATTCCACGATCTCTTGACTGGAATTCTGAGCAACGCTGGAGTCGTCCCTAAGGTGGTCCAAACGGCAGGAGAGATGCCTACACTTATCTCTCTCGTCGATGCTGGCGTGGGCGTCGCGATTGTCCCAGCATCTGTCGCAAAAAGAATCGTCTCCAAGGTGGTCGTGTGCTCGATTGCGGATCGACTGCCCGAGTCCGAGATTGGCTTGGCCCTCGCGCGTCATAACAGTGCAGCAGTTGTACGCCGATTCTGTGAATTCGCTCGGACGTCGCTGGATCATTGA
- a CDS encoding response regulator: MGMQARTIAVIDDDLRVLESLINLLASSGYIAEGYGSAEEFLESDGLEKSSCVITDVEMRQMSGLGLLQHINSTGSSFPVIVITGKPSEKSELFYLEKGAVGFFRKPVDGDALINLLKGVCEG, from the coding sequence ATGGGCATGCAGGCCCGCACGATCGCAGTCATTGATGATGATCTCCGAGTTCTCGAGTCGCTGATAAACCTACTGGCCTCCTCCGGATATATCGCTGAAGGCTATGGCTCGGCAGAGGAGTTTCTCGAGTCAGATGGTCTGGAAAAGAGCTCTTGCGTCATCACTGATGTGGAGATGCGGCAGATGAGCGGTCTGGGTTTGCTCCAACACATTAACAGTACCGGTAGCTCATTTCCAGTCATTGTCATCACCGGAAAGCCTTCTGAGAAGTCGGAATTGTTCTACCTTGAAAAAGGAGCAGTCGGCTTCTTCCGCAAACCGGTTGATGGCGATGCCCTGATCAACCTTCTAAAAGGAGTTTGTGAAGGATAA